In Myxococcales bacterium, one genomic interval encodes:
- a CDS encoding phenylalanine--tRNA ligase subunit beta yields MRLPLGWVRQYVNVKAKPEKLALALTISGLEVESIERVGGECIFEIGVTPNRGDCLSIIGIAREISAAFGLPLKPPSFASVKGKGKMAGRIKVSVRSSQRCPRYCAKIIEGIRIGSSPDWMVKRLAECGVRSINNVVDATNYVMLLTGQPLHAFDLSRVRGNKIVVKQADEGMKFKALDGVERILSREDLMICDGEGPVALAGIMGGENSEVREDTHSLLLESAFFEPKGVRRSSRRLGLASESSRRFERGVDPLGLLDALNLLTKLVVESAGGTPSADHIDLFPKKILPRKISISSAEVKRILGIDLKPAAISKLIKSIGMKVSPASPGKLNVSVPTFRPDIEREVDLIEEVARLHGYDNISSRMPEVAMKSITRPKYFEQEAAVRSALAGSGLTETVLYAFTSAESLTPFAEAGGTHVALANPISADQSVMRTMLLPGLLDVYKLNASRHRHDSRIYAFQNVFSKTDSAGGFRETRCFAGLLSGARNLGAWERAKENVDFYDAKGVVENVMAALGIHSDTIFQRGEGYSFLHPGRFAHILCRGKRVGFVGELHPEVAAKWDLQRGVYLFEINFRLVAEMSLGEPARFAELSKFPFVERDISMLLPDRIPAVEVEKSIQDSGETLITKVSIFDLYKGKGIPEGQKSLAVSMRFATHDRTLTDEEVGMAMEKIVETLKTKLGATLRT; encoded by the coding sequence ATGAGATTACCTCTCGGATGGGTCAGGCAATACGTGAATGTGAAGGCGAAGCCCGAAAAGCTGGCGCTCGCCCTTACGATCTCAGGCCTCGAGGTGGAATCCATCGAGCGCGTTGGAGGGGAGTGCATCTTCGAAATAGGCGTCACCCCCAATCGCGGCGACTGTCTTTCCATCATTGGAATTGCGCGTGAAATTTCCGCCGCCTTCGGTTTGCCGCTGAAGCCGCCCTCCTTCGCTTCCGTAAAAGGGAAGGGGAAAATGGCGGGGCGCATAAAAGTTTCAGTGAGGAGCAGCCAGAGGTGTCCTAGGTATTGCGCCAAGATAATTGAAGGGATAAGGATAGGGTCATCTCCCGACTGGATGGTCAAGCGCCTCGCCGAATGCGGCGTCCGTTCGATCAACAACGTTGTCGATGCGACGAATTACGTCATGCTTCTTACGGGGCAGCCTCTGCACGCCTTCGATTTATCCCGGGTCCGCGGAAACAAGATAGTCGTCAAACAGGCCGATGAAGGCATGAAGTTCAAGGCTCTCGATGGTGTGGAGAGGATTCTCTCTCGTGAGGATCTGATGATATGCGACGGCGAAGGACCCGTGGCCCTCGCGGGAATAATGGGAGGGGAAAACTCCGAGGTTCGGGAGGACACGCACTCCCTTCTGCTCGAGAGCGCCTTCTTTGAACCTAAAGGGGTGCGTAGAAGCTCAAGGCGTCTTGGTCTCGCATCTGAATCATCCAGAAGATTTGAGCGCGGCGTGGATCCGCTGGGGCTGCTCGACGCCCTCAACCTTCTGACGAAACTGGTAGTTGAAAGTGCGGGCGGCACTCCAAGCGCGGATCATATCGATCTCTTTCCGAAGAAAATTTTACCGAGAAAGATTTCGATATCATCCGCCGAGGTCAAAAGGATTTTAGGAATAGATCTGAAGCCTGCTGCCATATCGAAATTGATCAAGAGCATCGGGATGAAAGTCTCTCCCGCATCTCCGGGCAAACTGAATGTTTCAGTTCCTACCTTTCGCCCGGATATCGAACGAGAGGTGGATCTGATAGAGGAAGTCGCGAGGCTGCACGGCTACGATAATATTTCCAGCCGGATGCCGGAAGTCGCGATGAAATCGATAACGCGTCCGAAATATTTCGAGCAGGAAGCGGCTGTCAGGTCGGCGCTCGCGGGTTCCGGCCTTACAGAAACGGTTCTCTATGCCTTCACATCGGCAGAGTCGCTGACGCCTTTTGCGGAGGCCGGTGGGACCCATGTTGCGCTTGCCAATCCTATTTCGGCGGATCAAAGCGTCATGAGGACCATGCTGCTTCCGGGGCTGCTTGATGTGTACAAGCTAAATGCAAGCCGTCATCGGCATGATTCCCGGATATACGCCTTTCAGAATGTTTTTTCGAAGACGGATTCAGCCGGCGGCTTCAGGGAGACGAGGTGTTTTGCCGGTCTTTTATCGGGCGCTAGGAACCTGGGGGCTTGGGAGCGCGCCAAGGAAAATGTCGATTTCTACGACGCCAAAGGGGTCGTTGAAAATGTTATGGCCGCCCTTGGAATTCATTCCGATACGATATTTCAGAGGGGAGAGGGATATTCCTTTCTCCACCCGGGGCGTTTTGCCCACATACTGTGCAGAGGGAAAAGAGTTGGCTTCGTGGGAGAACTTCATCCCGAGGTCGCCGCCAAGTGGGATCTGCAGCGGGGCGTTTACCTGTTCGAGATCAATTTTAGACTTGTGGCGGAGATGTCTCTCGGAGAGCCGGCGCGGTTTGCCGAGCTCTCAAAGTTTCCCTTCGTGGAACGTGATATCTCGATGCTGCTTCCCGACCGAATCCCTGCGGTCGAAGTGGAAAAGAGCATACAGGATAGCGGAGAAACTCTGATAACCAAAGTTTCCATATTCGATTTGTACAAGGGGAAGGGAATCCCGGAGGGTCAGAAGAGTCTGGCGGTTAGCATGCGATTTGCAACTCATGACAGGACGCTTACCGACGAAGAGGTCGGCATGGCGATGGAAAAAATCGTTGAAACTTTAAAGACTAAGCTGGGCGCGACGCTCAGGACATGA
- the pheS gene encoding phenylalanine--tRNA ligase subunit alpha, translated as MKEELLRTIGEIRAEAGSELSAVKDAAAAEFCRIKYLGKKGLITSVLKSMGSLSSEDRPAIGKEVNILKSEIDEKISSLISGFQQQLRDSRIASDKIDITLAGRRTPMGHEHPLMGVMREVITVFTGMGFSIYAGPEIETEYYNFEALNVKADHPARDMQDTFYVEGGRLLRTHTSPVQIHVMENHKPPIAGIFPGAVYRRDNDVTHSPMFFQVEGLMVDSHITMRDLKGVLSEFCHRIFGQGVGVRFRPSYFPFTEPSAEIDIQCVICGGKGCRVCKQNGWLEILGCGMVDPAVFKAVKIDSKKYSGFAFGLGVDRIAMLKYAINDIRLFYENDLRFLEQFR; from the coding sequence ATGAAAGAAGAATTGCTTCGGACAATAGGCGAGATAAGGGCGGAGGCTGGCTCCGAGCTGTCGGCCGTCAAGGACGCAGCTGCGGCAGAGTTTTGCCGAATCAAATATCTCGGCAAGAAGGGGCTTATTACATCGGTTCTCAAATCGATGGGTTCGCTTTCATCCGAAGATCGCCCTGCGATCGGCAAGGAGGTCAATATCCTCAAATCGGAAATAGACGAGAAGATATCTTCTCTTATCTCAGGGTTTCAGCAGCAGCTACGGGATAGCAGGATAGCCTCCGATAAAATCGATATCACCCTCGCGGGCAGGCGTACACCGATGGGGCACGAACACCCTCTGATGGGTGTGATGCGGGAAGTCATCACGGTTTTTACAGGGATGGGTTTTTCCATCTACGCTGGTCCCGAGATCGAGACGGAGTACTACAACTTCGAGGCCTTAAACGTCAAAGCCGATCACCCTGCGCGTGATATGCAGGACACCTTTTACGTGGAAGGTGGAAGGCTGCTTCGCACCCACACCTCCCCGGTTCAGATCCATGTGATGGAAAATCACAAGCCGCCGATAGCGGGGATTTTCCCGGGTGCGGTTTACAGGCGCGACAATGACGTAACCCATTCGCCGATGTTCTTTCAGGTCGAGGGGCTGATGGTCGACAGTCACATAACGATGCGCGACCTGAAGGGCGTGCTTTCAGAATTTTGCCACAGAATTTTTGGGCAGGGCGTCGGCGTCAGGTTTCGTCCCAGCTATTTCCCCTTTACGGAACCTTCGGCAGAGATAGACATACAGTGCGTCATCTGCGGCGGGAAGGGGTGCAGGGTCTGCAAACAGAATGGGTGGCTAGAAATATTGGGATGCGGGATGGTTGACCCCGCGGTCTTCAAGGCGGTGAAGATAGATTCAAAGAAATACAGCGGCTTTGCTTTCGGATTGGGCGTCGACCGCATAGCGATGCTCAAGTACGCGATCAACGACATTCGTCTCTTTTACGAAAACGATTTGAGATTTTTGGAGCAGTTCAGATGA
- the rplT gene encoding 50S ribosomal protein L20, giving the protein MPRVRRGFKARRRRNKVLKKAKGYYAARHRLVRTAMEAVDKALQHAYVGRKLKKRDFRALWQTRISAAAKANGTSFSKFMGGLKKKSSLLDRKVLSEIAVRYPQDFAAMVEWSKAN; this is encoded by the coding sequence ATGCCAAGGGTAAGAAGAGGTTTCAAAGCGAGACGTCGCCGCAACAAGGTGCTTAAAAAGGCGAAGGGCTATTATGCAGCCAGGCACCGTCTTGTAAGAACGGCGATGGAGGCCGTCGACAAGGCGCTTCAGCACGCATATGTAGGCCGCAAACTCAAGAAGAGGGATTTCAGGGCGCTGTGGCAGACCAGAATTTCGGCGGCTGCAAAGGCCAACGGGACTTCGTTCAGCAAGTTCATGGGTGGTCTTAAGAAAAAAAGCTCCCTGCTGGACAGAAAAGTTCTCTCTGAGATAGCTGTGCGCTATCCGCAGGATTTTGCCGCCATGGTCGAGTGGTCGAAGGCGAACTAG
- the rpmI gene encoding 50S ribosomal protein L35: MPKLKTRKGAAKRFKAKKSGKVKRKRAKLRHILTGKTRKQKRRLRSKAHVSKSDTKNIRKLLCAS; this comes from the coding sequence ATGCCGAAACTTAAAACGAGGAAGGGCGCAGCGAAGCGCTTCAAAGCTAAAAAGTCAGGCAAGGTGAAAAGGAAGCGTGCTAAGCTCCGTCATATTCTGACAGGCAAGACGAGAAAACAGAAGCGCCGCCTGCGCTCGAAGGCGCATGTGTCCAAGTCGGATACTAAGAACATAAGGAAGCTGCTCTGCGCGAGCTGA
- the infC gene encoding translation initiation factor IF-3, which yields MPFEERRPRKDEHRINFRIRVPEVRLIDEDGGQLGVFITREALRRAEDAGLDLVEISPMARPPVCKIMDYGKFKYEQAKKKHEQRKKQVVVHIKEIKLRPSTDEHDFQTKLKHIKRFLEEGNKVKVTIRFRGREMAHLDLGHERMRRIIEEVKDLGEAESHPKLEGKQLMIMLSSAKRQDEKKEPDQLNEPSVERRSRELEVEVHRVTGTEKISGGSK from the coding sequence ATGCCGTTTGAGGAACGCAGGCCGCGTAAGGATGAACATCGCATCAACTTCAGGATCAGGGTGCCGGAGGTGAGGCTTATAGATGAGGATGGAGGCCAGCTCGGTGTTTTCATAACCAGGGAAGCGCTGAGGAGGGCCGAGGATGCGGGCCTCGACCTGGTGGAGATTTCCCCGATGGCCCGCCCGCCGGTCTGCAAGATAATGGACTATGGCAAGTTCAAATATGAACAGGCGAAGAAGAAACACGAGCAGCGGAAGAAGCAGGTCGTCGTTCATATAAAGGAGATAAAACTGAGGCCTTCGACTGATGAACATGATTTCCAGACGAAGCTCAAACACATAAAGCGTTTTCTGGAGGAAGGCAACAAGGTGAAGGTCACGATTAGGTTCAGGGGAAGGGAGATGGCCCACTTGGATCTCGGTCATGAGCGGATGAGGAGGATAATCGAAGAGGTTAAGGATCTTGGAGAGGCCGAATCGCATCCAAAGTTGGAGGGCAAGCAGCTCATGATCATGCTATCCTCGGCCAAACGTCAGGATGAGAAGAAGGAGCCGGATCAGCTGAACGAACCTTCGGTTGAGAGGCGCTCGAGGGAGCTTGAGGTGGAGGTCCACAGGGTAACCGGCACCGAAAAAATTTCAGGCGGTTCAAAATGA
- the thrS gene encoding threonine--tRNA ligase, producing the protein MSSKREKPQIDLDMLRHSAAHIMADAVLRLFPDAKPTIGPSVEDGFYYDFEFKHAFTEEDIKEIEKVMNKIVGEARPFVREELSREDAKKLFADNRYKIELIDELPEEETITAYRHGDFVDLCRGPHVEHTGQVRVFKLLKVAGAYWRGDEKNAQLQRIYGTAFASKEELEKYLKLLEEAAKRDHRKLGKELDLFSSLDDYGPGLILWHPKGARIRDAIEAFWKSEHYKHGYEILYTPHMGRAALWETSGHLDFYKEGMYSPMSVDEFDYYIKPMNCPFHIMIYKKHVRSYRDLPMRWAELGTVYRYEKSGVLHGLLRVRGFTQDDAHIVCTPEQIESEISEVLKFSLFMWDIFGFKDIKAYLATRPADAVGDPERWDQALAALKSAVEKENIAYEMDEGGGAFYGPKIDLKIKDAIGREWQMTTIQFDFNLPERFDMNYIGVDGAKHRPYVVHRALLGSIERFFGVLIEHYAGAFPTWLAPVQVRLLPVGDDFVKYSQSVADDLRAAEVRVEVDSRNEKLGYKIRDAQMNKVPYMLVVGAKESDSSTVAVRSRGEGDLGTMSVEEFKMKILNEITNRRNG; encoded by the coding sequence ATGTCTTCCAAGAGGGAGAAGCCCCAAATAGATCTGGATATGCTTCGTCACTCGGCTGCGCACATAATGGCCGACGCGGTGCTTCGCCTTTTTCCGGATGCCAAACCTACTATCGGCCCTTCAGTCGAGGATGGTTTTTATTACGATTTCGAGTTCAAGCATGCATTCACCGAAGAGGATATCAAAGAGATCGAAAAGGTGATGAATAAGATTGTCGGCGAGGCGAGGCCTTTTGTTCGCGAAGAGCTTTCGCGCGAGGATGCAAAAAAACTTTTTGCCGATAATAGATACAAGATTGAATTAATAGATGAACTACCTGAAGAGGAAACTATAACGGCTTACAGGCATGGAGATTTCGTCGATCTCTGCCGAGGCCCTCATGTGGAACACACGGGTCAGGTTCGTGTCTTCAAACTTCTCAAAGTAGCGGGTGCATACTGGCGTGGGGATGAAAAGAACGCCCAACTTCAGAGGATCTACGGCACCGCGTTTGCTTCCAAGGAAGAACTTGAAAAATACCTGAAGCTTTTGGAAGAGGCCGCCAAGCGCGATCACAGAAAGCTCGGCAAGGAGCTCGACCTTTTTTCCAGCCTCGATGACTACGGTCCGGGGCTGATACTGTGGCATCCCAAGGGTGCTAGGATACGCGACGCGATCGAGGCCTTCTGGAAGTCCGAGCACTATAAACACGGTTACGAAATTCTCTATACGCCGCACATGGGGCGCGCTGCTCTTTGGGAAACTTCGGGGCATCTCGATTTTTATAAAGAGGGGATGTATTCCCCGATGAGTGTCGATGAGTTCGATTACTACATCAAGCCGATGAACTGCCCCTTCCACATCATGATCTACAAAAAGCACGTTCGCTCATACAGGGATCTGCCGATGAGGTGGGCCGAACTCGGCACTGTATATCGCTATGAGAAGAGCGGGGTGCTCCACGGCCTTTTGCGTGTGAGGGGTTTCACACAGGATGATGCGCATATAGTCTGCACTCCCGAACAGATAGAGAGCGAGATCTCCGAGGTCTTGAAGTTCTCTTTGTTTATGTGGGATATCTTTGGGTTCAAGGATATAAAGGCTTATCTCGCTACGCGCCCCGCAGACGCGGTTGGTGATCCTGAAAGATGGGATCAGGCGCTTGCAGCTCTCAAGAGTGCGGTGGAAAAAGAAAACATCGCCTATGAGATGGATGAAGGGGGCGGTGCATTCTACGGTCCCAAGATAGATCTGAAGATCAAAGACGCCATAGGGCGCGAATGGCAAATGACCACGATACAATTTGATTTCAACCTTCCCGAACGCTTCGATATGAATTACATCGGCGTCGATGGCGCGAAGCATCGTCCCTACGTCGTGCACCGGGCGCTGCTCGGTAGCATAGAGAGGTTTTTCGGGGTTCTCATAGAACACTACGCAGGGGCTTTCCCGACGTGGCTTGCGCCGGTGCAGGTCAGGCTTCTTCCAGTCGGAGATGATTTTGTGAAGTATTCACAGTCGGTCGCCGACGATCTGAGAGCCGCCGAAGTTCGCGTGGAAGTCGATTCTAGAAACGAAAAGCTGGGCTACAAAATACGCGATGCCCAGATGAACAAGGTTCCATATATGCTCGTCGTCGGCGCCAAGGAGTCTGACTCCTCGACGGTGGCGGTGCGCTCGAGGGGGGAAGGGGATCTTGGAACCATGTCGGTAGAGGAATTTAAAATGAAGATACTGAATGAAATCACCAATCGCAGGAACGGGTGA
- the trxA gene encoding thioredoxin, which produces MAGHVIEVTDGNFQQEVIESDKPVLVDFWASWCGPCRALAPTIEAVASERIGSLKVCKIDIDSSPNVAGRYAIRSIPTLLLFKNGENVGQLIGNVPKGAIDALVSKG; this is translated from the coding sequence ATGGCCGGACACGTTATTGAGGTTACAGATGGTAATTTTCAACAGGAGGTAATCGAGTCTGACAAGCCCGTGCTCGTAGATTTCTGGGCTTCATGGTGTGGTCCTTGCCGCGCCCTTGCGCCTACTATCGAGGCGGTCGCTTCGGAGAGAATCGGATCGCTCAAGGTTTGTAAGATAGACATCGATAGCAGCCCCAATGTAGCCGGTAGATATGCCATCAGGAGTATCCCGACTCTGCTTTTATTCAAAAACGGTGAGAACGTAGGGCAGCTAATAGGCAATGTTCCGAAGGGTGCTATTGACGCACTGGTATCAAAGGGTTGA
- the rodA gene encoding rod shape-determining protein RodA: MMYKKTSTLSWPLIWVSSAIVLIGIVNLYSAIYFWGEGVSMALFWSQLAWTLIGIATVIFIAMMDYRFFYRFAFLFFGVACAMLLLSLFTGDAVRGTHGWIKIGSFSIQPAEFAKIAYILVAARFFANNPNPEGYNLRELWQPGLMMSLVVALIVLQGDMGSSIFILCIFVSMALFAKVKTKTLVICVLIAALAGWAVFNFGLKEYQRDRIFTFMNPEADLRGSGYHLMQSKIAVGSGQIFGKGYLKGNINKLRYLPERHTDFIFPVFAEEWGFAGSLVLLILYASLLMIGVDIGAHARDRFGAFTAIGVVSLLFWQLAINLGGVLGLMPLTGVTLPLMSYGGSSMIAILASIGILLSINRKRFMF; the protein is encoded by the coding sequence TTGATGTATAAAAAGACCTCCACATTGAGCTGGCCCCTCATATGGGTCTCTTCGGCGATCGTCCTGATCGGCATTGTCAATCTTTACAGCGCCATCTACTTCTGGGGAGAAGGGGTTTCGATGGCCCTCTTCTGGTCGCAGCTTGCCTGGACGCTCATAGGCATTGCGACGGTGATATTCATCGCGATGATGGACTACCGGTTTTTTTATAGATTCGCTTTCCTCTTCTTCGGAGTTGCCTGTGCGATGCTTTTGCTCTCGCTCTTTACCGGTGATGCGGTGAGGGGGACGCACGGATGGATAAAGATAGGATCTTTCTCGATTCAGCCCGCTGAATTTGCAAAGATCGCCTACATTCTGGTAGCTGCCCGCTTTTTTGCGAACAATCCCAATCCCGAAGGATACAATCTGCGCGAGCTCTGGCAGCCGGGTTTGATGATGAGCCTCGTCGTTGCGTTAATCGTTCTTCAGGGGGATATGGGCTCCTCCATTTTTATCCTGTGCATATTCGTGTCCATGGCGCTATTTGCGAAGGTGAAAACTAAAACCCTCGTCATATGCGTATTGATAGCTGCATTGGCGGGCTGGGCCGTTTTTAACTTCGGCCTCAAGGAGTATCAGCGCGACAGGATCTTTACCTTTATGAACCCCGAGGCGGATTTGAGGGGGAGCGGCTATCACCTGATGCAGTCAAAAATAGCGGTCGGTTCCGGGCAGATATTCGGGAAGGGATATTTAAAGGGTAATATTAATAAATTAAGATATCTACCTGAAAGACATACTGATTTCATTTTTCCAGTTTTTGCTGAGGAGTGGGGGTTCGCCGGTTCGTTGGTGCTTTTGATCCTCTACGCATCCCTGCTGATGATAGGAGTTGATATAGGCGCCCATGCCCGAGACAGGTTTGGCGCCTTCACAGCTATCGGGGTAGTCTCGCTTCTATTTTGGCAACTGGCGATCAACCTCGGTGGGGTCTTGGGGTTGATGCCCCTGACCGGTGTTACCCTTCCCCTCATGAGCTACGGCGGTTCATCGATGATAGCGATCCTTGCATCCATCGGCATTCTTCTGAGCATAAACAGGAAGAGGTTCATGTTTTGA
- the mrdA gene encoding penicillin-binding protein 2: MKLTQEYAVDIEGRFKYGTIFVVALIAIVIVRLYYLQVIKGAYYHFFSTQNSIKEITIPAARGMIFDRRGQVLVDNRPSFDVVVIPQYVADPEHMFASLSALLNIPREELDNIWAKRHSQPKYQPLVVKRDATPDDVALIRSRKNPWYDGDDPYDLRGVDVIVGYQRSYPDSNIATHVLGYVREIDKDRLEKLSKLHPQKYKSGDLAGIRGIEERWDLLLRGEDGYEQRIVNAVGREVDYQGIASGLEKRPAIPGTNLRLTIDKDLQEVLRDMYGDRKGGAVAIDVRTGGILAMYSSPSYDLNKLASAIGGQYWQEISSHPDKYLLNRAIQGGYPPASTYKILTAIAALSEKVVKPEENITCRGAFLFGGRPYKCWAKGGHGPISVHRAIVSSCDVYFYVAGLRAGVDNLAKYAKMFNFGRKTGVPLEGESSGLIPTSEWKLKRFGIPWQQGETISISIGQGYDVVTPIQNAYFTSIVAGGGKIPQLHLVDAAFDASGGEPYRWEAPKDEQRVDVDPSILKIVKDAMTGVVSEGGTGHRLSRLKISIGGKTGTAQTMSMEAAAKCSGEKCRDHGWFIGFAPTDKPEIAAAVIVEHGGFGASAAAPIVGALFERYYDIEHGGQEKPDKKNEKSPEKRQVF; this comes from the coding sequence ATGAAGCTGACCCAGGAATATGCCGTAGATATAGAAGGAAGATTCAAATACGGAACTATCTTCGTAGTCGCGTTGATAGCTATCGTAATCGTGCGGCTCTATTATCTCCAAGTGATAAAAGGGGCCTATTACCATTTCTTTTCCACACAAAACAGTATCAAGGAGATTACGATTCCGGCTGCACGTGGGATGATATTCGACAGGCGGGGGCAGGTTCTTGTCGATAACAGGCCCTCATTCGACGTCGTCGTCATCCCTCAGTATGTCGCCGATCCGGAGCATATGTTCGCGTCGTTGAGTGCGTTGCTCAATATACCTCGAGAGGAGCTCGATAACATCTGGGCGAAACGCCATTCGCAGCCTAAATATCAGCCATTGGTAGTTAAGCGTGATGCGACGCCGGACGACGTCGCCCTCATACGCTCAAGAAAGAATCCATGGTATGACGGAGACGATCCGTATGACTTGAGGGGGGTTGACGTCATCGTGGGTTATCAGAGAAGCTATCCCGACTCCAATATTGCAACTCACGTCCTGGGATATGTCAGGGAGATAGATAAGGACAGGTTGGAAAAGCTCTCCAAACTTCATCCTCAAAAATACAAGTCGGGGGATCTCGCCGGCATAAGGGGGATAGAGGAGAGGTGGGATTTACTTCTTCGCGGCGAAGACGGATACGAACAGAGGATCGTAAACGCTGTCGGTCGTGAGGTCGATTATCAGGGTATCGCATCGGGGCTCGAGAAGCGCCCTGCCATCCCCGGCACGAATCTCAGACTTACGATAGACAAGGATCTTCAGGAAGTTCTGCGCGATATGTACGGCGATAGAAAGGGTGGAGCTGTTGCGATTGATGTGAGAACGGGCGGTATCCTCGCCATGTACAGCTCCCCCTCTTATGACCTCAATAAACTGGCTTCTGCCATCGGAGGGCAGTACTGGCAGGAGATATCCTCTCATCCGGATAAATATCTTCTCAACCGCGCCATACAAGGCGGATATCCACCGGCCTCGACTTATAAAATTCTAACGGCTATTGCGGCTCTCAGTGAAAAGGTCGTGAAGCCCGAGGAGAATATAACATGCAGAGGGGCCTTCCTTTTCGGAGGTAGGCCTTATAAGTGCTGGGCGAAGGGGGGGCACGGTCCCATAAGCGTCCATAGGGCGATAGTTTCATCCTGTGACGTCTATTTCTATGTGGCCGGGCTCCGCGCAGGGGTCGACAACCTTGCGAAATACGCAAAGATGTTCAACTTTGGCAGAAAGACCGGAGTTCCGCTTGAAGGGGAGTCCTCCGGGCTTATTCCAACTTCCGAATGGAAACTGAAGAGATTCGGAATTCCCTGGCAGCAGGGTGAGACCATATCGATCTCCATCGGTCAGGGTTATGATGTAGTAACGCCGATTCAAAATGCCTACTTTACATCGATAGTGGCGGGTGGAGGAAAAATTCCCCAACTTCATCTCGTTGACGCTGCATTCGACGCCTCGGGGGGAGAGCCCTATAGATGGGAAGCCCCAAAGGATGAACAGCGCGTGGATGTCGATCCGTCGATTTTGAAAATAGTCAAGGATGCGATGACAGGAGTTGTTTCAGAAGGGGGAACGGGGCACCGACTTTCGAGACTCAAGATTTCAATAGGCGGAAAGACCGGTACAGCGCAAACCATGAGCATGGAAGCTGCCGCTAAATGCAGCGGAGAGAAGTGCCGCGACCATGGTTGGTTCATAGGATTCGCTCCGACTGACAAACCGGAGATAGCGGCAGCGGTCATCGTCGAACACGGCGGTTTCGGAGCCTCGGCTGCGGCTCCGATTGTGGGTGCTCTATTCGAGAGATACTACGATATCGAACACGGCGGACAGGAAAAACCGGATAAGAAAAATGAGAAGAGTCCGGAGAAAAGACAGGTTTTTTGA
- the mreC gene encoding rod shape-determining protein MreC → MALFRRKARLLSFLVPFLLLIAFLSLTAGGYRRAPWYQQILWNVVTPPQKILTSIGCAISSVWNHYFALVGAEKENEALRMKVALLEGEIIKLSEVEKENERLHELLSYEKSFSHKSLTAKVIANDPRAEFKNITINKGHDHGVRPLMPVVGPKGLVGRVATVGSKASRVLLVTDPNSAVDVLVQRSRARGVVVGMAVKTALRPSYYLTRIEYLRRISDVADGDVVVTSGFDRVFPSGIPVGSVTDVKKERYGIFLEANVVPFENMAELQEVLVLLVTQNLSSPDSVQ, encoded by the coding sequence ATGGCCTTATTCAGGAGAAAAGCCAGGCTTCTTTCTTTTCTCGTCCCGTTTCTGCTCCTAATAGCGTTTCTTTCCCTCACGGCGGGTGGTTACAGGCGGGCGCCGTGGTATCAGCAGATTCTCTGGAATGTAGTCACCCCACCCCAAAAAATCCTAACTTCGATAGGCTGTGCCATCTCCTCCGTATGGAATCATTATTTTGCACTCGTCGGAGCGGAAAAGGAAAATGAAGCTCTGCGCATGAAGGTCGCATTGTTGGAGGGGGAGATCATAAAGCTCTCCGAGGTTGAGAAAGAGAATGAGAGGCTTCATGAACTTCTTTCATATGAGAAGAGCTTTTCCCATAAATCGCTTACCGCAAAGGTCATCGCCAACGATCCAAGGGCAGAATTCAAGAATATCACCATAAACAAGGGACACGATCATGGTGTAAGACCGCTTATGCCGGTGGTAGGTCCCAAAGGGCTTGTCGGCAGAGTCGCGACGGTTGGATCCAAAGCCTCTCGCGTTCTGCTCGTAACCGATCCTAACAGCGCAGTCGATGTCCTTGTCCAGAGGTCCAGGGCAAGAGGGGTCGTTGTTGGAATGGCTGTCAAAACTGCTCTTCGCCCGAGCTACTACCTGACTAGGATAGAATACCTGCGCAGGATAAGCGATGTGGCGGACGGAGATGTTGTGGTCACGTCGGGTTTTGACAGGGTTTTCCCATCGGGAATTCCAGTCGGCAGCGTCACCGACGTCAAAAAAGAGAGATATGGAATATTCCTAGAGGCCAACGTCGTTCCGTTCGAGAATATGGCGGAGCTTCAGGAAGTGTTGGTTCTGCTCGTTACCCAGAACCTCTCCTCTCCGGATTCCGTTCAGTGA